The window GCGCTGGATTAGACGGCCGCAGTTGTTTGGAAGCTTAAGTTCAAAAGAAAGCTTTAGCTAAACTTCACAAGAATGGTTTAATGATGCCGCAGTTCTTGGAGTTCCCTGCTGGCCTCATTTCATCCCACTTCTATTAATTTAGACCCGATTGACGTCTCTCTTTTCCCTTTCCCCTTGCATTCATTCCCAGGCGAGCCGAGCTTCTCGCCAGGTTCCTTCAGCTCCGCTGCGTCCTAACGAGACCCCCTCAACCGCATCTCTCGTTGTAAAAGTGAGACGTCTCCAAACGGACGAGGACGCGAGTTCAaagctgaaagagctggagGCCGTTGTTGTTTTGTAAAGTCACTTTTATGCTCTGGAGCAGATGCCAGGATGAAGGTTGACATATTTGGGCCATAAAGTGCAGCCTGGAACTGGTGGCGGTGGAAGTTAGCTAACGTGACAGAGGTTGAGCGTTAGATTACCACAGTTTCTGAGTCCTGCAGGGCACATTTAGGATGACTAAAAATAGTAGaatctctgcgtgtgtgtgtggaaatcaAATCATATTTCAGAAGTTTGATGATCCGTTGTCATCTTTTGACTTCTGGAGTTAAACTTTCTCTGAGCTCTTCCACGACCTCCCCCAGGATGGGGAATTACAGTTAATGATGTCGGCCATATGAGGACAACACAAAGACGAGAGAAAACCTGATTGGACTAATTACACATGTCTCTGCCACCTGATTTAGCCAGCAGGAAGCGTCGAGGCTTTTGTTCCCAACATGTGCTTTGATAGGCTTATTATCTGATCTCAGGGGCTCGTCACGCCCCCGCGCACCTACTCAGCCATATGACACTGGCGAAGTTTATCCACCCAGTTTAAAGAGAATAACGTGCATTATTAATCTCTCTTCTAACAGAGAAGGAATAAATACAAGTATAGTGATGGATCAATATGCCCTGCTCATGCTATCTTTCTACTCTTTTATATGGTGCTTTTACACCATTTAAGGTGCAATTCTGTCCAACCTTATTCAACAGTAACATTAAAGTgattcattttcaaatgaataatCAGTATATTGAGTTATGTGTGGGTGGAGGTGGTTATAGCGATAAAATAGTGTTTGAACAGAATCGTCATATAatcaaaatgataaaataacGCATGTTCATATGCTAATATGAGCATTAACATTGCAAAAAATAATGTTAATCTAATAATGTTCTATAATGTTAATCGAAAAATTTTCATAGGTCAAGTGCTGCTTCAGACCGCTGATATGATGGgtattaccatggcaacacgtCTAGTAGTCGCTGATGTTAGCCTCTCTGCTAATCCATATTAGAAAAAGTGAGGGACCATAATTTTGTATAATGTTAACCAAGGAGTGTAAATGGTGGGAGTGTACTGTGGCTGCATTTGTGCATTTTCTCAGAACGCTcccctctgcagcttctctcacAGAGCTTATGCCTGGCGTCGGCCACGCCGTGCTGTCAGTTGGTCTGCACAGCCCTCGTTCCCAACGGGAACACAGTTTCTGTTCCCTGAAGATTAAATATCACAGCCTGGTGTTGGTGTATCTGTTGCCCTTTCTCACATGTACCCCCCTCCTGTCATCTTATGGTGTCATCCATAATTAAATCCAGCACCATTTTCTCTTAGACATCTAAACATATGGCCaagccgacccccccccctcccgttccCTGCTCATCCAGCTGATTCTCATAACTCTCTCGCTCCTTTCATTGTCATTCCTTTTCTGCCCGAGTGAACAGATTTCGCACCCTCAACGCTCCgttgggtggggggtgtgggggttaGTCTAGACAGGGagtgctgattggctgacaggCCCAGAGGTGTCACCTCATTGGAGAGCGATACATATATGGTTGTCACAGCGATCCGTTTGAAAGGTGAGAGACGTTGACAGGCTGCAGAGgtgagaaggaagcagcaggagaggcagacaggaaatagaGACTGCAGCTGAAGGTAAGCTGGGATGTTTACCCAGAATCGTCAATCATATTCAAAACAGAGATTTAAATGTTGCCTTTTGAATCCCTGACATTTAGTTTATGGAAAACACGTGTTTGTAACCAGCGTTCTTTggactttttcctccttttttggaAAGATCCGGGAGATGATTCATCAGTTAGTTTCCACCTTGGCTGGCGTCAGCCTGCCCCCTGAGGGGGCAAAGCTGATTGAAAGTCAGGGTGAAGGTGCGACTGAGTCAGGCCTGCGAGTCAGGACACGGGTCACAGTTCTGTCTGCCCGCGGGGGGGCAACGGTTACTCCGGATCACATGACGCAGTCTCAGCAGCAAATGAGAGCCTGAAGGGggggaggttttcttttttcaaaaaagtAACATTAGGAGTACACAAAAGGAAGTGAACAAAGAGCCCGGAGAAGAGCAATCATGGATAGAAATAAAAAGATGAATGCAAAACCAAAGAGGTGTAGACGGAGAGGGCACAAGGGAACAGGTGGACTGCAGAGAtacatcattttaatgttttttttttcatcgtCATGTATGTTTCATGGGTTGTTTAATTATTGCTGTGAGTTCAGAGCGTGTAATTGGATTcatgctgcagctgagttgAGTGATGAAAAAGGGGGGTAACGCTGAGGAAGTCAGTCTGTGATGGATGAGACGGGTCCTGGAGAAGGCAAACGATGTGTCTCCCTTTGTAAAGTCTTAagacacccccccttcccccgcagTGAAATCTTCCTTGTTAACCTGACCTACACATGGCAGGACACATTTAATGACCAAAAACAAGCctgtgggcggagctgagagcaACCTATACATGTCTAGACATATGTCAAGGTCCTTTTAAGgtcaaattagattttttttcttaatggaAAAATGTAAAGGACGTCAttgtgttgtctgtctgtctccctgcaggTGTCTATGAAAGAAGCTGGGGATGGCCTCCACGCTCAGATGAATTCAATGATGGCGGCACTTCAGGAACTCAAGCTCCTACAGGTTCAGACAGCGTTAGAGAACCTTGACATTACAGGCCGTCCAATTAACCGAGGAATCCCCCGGCCCCCCCGAGCAGCTCCTCTGGAAGCAACGGCCACAGCAGGTATGAGTGCGAGCACAGATCCCAGctcctgctttcatccaggcgcGTTTGAAGAGCCCCGTCTGAGCGCGACGCCGAGCCCGAGGCGCTCCCTCCGGAGCAGAGGCGCCTCCAGCCGAGACGACGGCAGCCTGTCGCAGAACAGGAGCAGCGTCAGCATGTCCTCTTCCTCGACCTCCAGCCTTGACAGTGGGAGTGAGCGGAGCGGAGGGAGCACGCAAAGCGATTGTGACCTCCAGTCTGTTCCCAAGAGGTGGTCTGGGTACGATGCCCCCCAGGTGGATTTCTACGGGCCTGTGGTGGGAAACCCTCCACCAGAGCCCCCCTCTCACCCACAGGCTCCCCATCGTGCCCGGGTGGTAGATCTACCAGGAATCCTGTACAGCCTCTCGCGGGAGGGCCCCTCGTTAGACAACGAGTATTCCCAAGAGAGCACGGACGACAGCTGCGACTGGACTTCCtcgctgatgagcagcagccgcAACCGGCAACCGCTGGTGCTGGGCGACAACGTCTTTGCCGACCTTGTGGGCAACTGGCTGGACTTGCccgaggtggagagggaggagatagaagaagaggagaggggggtggaCAGAGCAGACACGCCAGCCCACCCTCTCCGCCTCAGCCGCTCGCAGGAGATCTGCAGGAAGTTCTCATTAACCACAAACATCTTCAAAAAGTTCCTGCGCAGCGTCCGGCCGGACAGGGACAAGCTGCTCAAAGAGAGACCCGGCTGGGCGGCACCAGAGCTGCCTGAGGGCGACCTTTTCAAAAGGCCGAAGAAAGCGGCCCCCAAATGTTCCAAAGGAAGCTTCTATTTGCCCTTCTGGGCAAATGGGCACCAGGGCAAAGGGAAGCTCTGCCCCCAGCTGTCCGGGGCAGagaggaaccagcagcagcacttcccCCAGGTCCACCAACAAGCTTTTACTGGCATTTACTTAGACAGGAGACAAGCAGACACTGTGGCGGAGAAAATACCGCCGTTGTTTGACTATAACACAGCTGTGTGGGTCTGACAGGTgcaggacggacggacggacgaatGAATGCTGCCGATACACTTTCACGAAAATGAACAGACGAAAGTTACAAGCGTCCAGCCAGAATATCAGGGCCACAAATTGTCTGACAATCCTAAAATATCGACCTCATATGTCACGttggctgcagatgtttgacgttctttctttttttttttaaccattgttCACTTCTCTTCTGTCGTGTGCACACGTAGGACTCTGGATGCCTATGAAATGGTACTTTAACTCCTCCGAATATCGCCACGGGTCTTTAAAGCGTAGCggcacttgttttttttagtttttccttCACCTCCTCGAATAGAAAGGCCAACTGTTGTATCTGTGTTACTGTTTTATCCACCCAGCAGCTGTTCCTCAACACACCGCCTCTCAAACAGGCCTAAGCTCGATTTAGTCCCCAGCTGGACTCGATTCCCCGGGAAGCCGGGCTAAGCCGAACCCATCCGTCGCGCCCACGTCGCTCAGGGACCGTCGAACGCAATTAAACCGAGAGACGGCGCATTTCTACGTGTTTTATTACAAGTTTGGGGACGTTGTTGTCTTCTTGTCTAGACGGGGGAAAAGCGGGCTTCAGAGGTCGCGCTTTATATAATGAGCGCTTCTGTAGTTGATGTCAATGTTCACTGCCATTTAGACAAGGCACGTgtagggacggggggggggttggagacACAGTCGGGACTGTCTGCCATCTGGAACACGGTCAGCGCGGAGAGCTCGGCTCTAGAGTGGCTCTGGAGAACAGAGTTTTAACTTTTTGATCCAAACTTCTCAAAGATGGTCGATTAGGATGATGTCATGTGCAGTTTGATGTATAGAAGGAAGCACACAAGTAAATGCCAGTGATTTCATTCCTTTGAACCTTTTTAACTGTAAAGAACATTTTAGGCAAGCAACAGCCATAAACATGcttgtttggttttatttagCTGAAGATGTGACGTTAAACGTGTAAACTCTGCACTTGTATTTTCCAGCTTTCATTCATGACGGCAGCCACCAGAAGTATCAGTATGAGTCCCTCAGGGTTGCAGACCATACTGCCTGATGTCACTCAGAATGATCAGTACAGGGGACGACTCTTATGCAAAGACAATCGATCATAAACGTAACCCTTAATTTCCCCTCAGACGAAATGAGCGGAGCCAGCGGGGATCGAGCCCCAGTTCTTCTGACCGTGCTGGTCAGTTTATCCATATGTTGTGGTCCCGTTATTCAGGTCAGTTCATGTCGCTCAGTCAGGGGGGTCCGACACAGGACAGAGGTGCAGTGCGTTGATCcaggatgctttttttttttactctccaCGGTTCACTTGTGCATAAATAAGCTTCGTCTGATCGGCATGTTTTATCGACACAATTGTTCAGTCTTCCTCAAAGGGAATCTTTGGGTCACAACCGATATCAAGCCAGTAACGTTGTGCATCCTTGGCGACGTatgtaaatgttgtttttctccacGTGTAATTTTCAGCACTGTTGTTTTTCACCAGGGTCCTGCGGACCGTCAGTAGTGATGCTGTAAAACCGTCACCAACTCTTTGTAAATTAAAtctgttttcagaaaaaaaaaaggtttggtcTTGATTCGCACATGCACATTAGATCAGTGTAATAAATGCTTAAAACACATAAGGAACTTGGTGAAATGTCCACTTAATTATCACATCCTCATTAACTTCCTGGATAATGCATGTTGGTTTTGGGGGAACTGCCCCTTTAAGGTGTTACAGATCTTTGagcacaaaataaaaaaacatgcttCCACTAAGATGACAGCTTTTGAcatttagctttttctctgatccccccccccccccccccactgcatcAACTGGGCACTACATTGATTCTAAATCCGTGCAGCTCCATCAGtacatcaataaataaacacatgcaAGGTGAAACCCTGCAGCCGAGCAGTTCACCGCGTTTTCTAGGATACAGGATACGGCTCAGATGATGTCCCACATCTTTCCTCTCCACTCTGCagcgtgcacaaacacaaaggctTCAACATCTCATCGTGTTTATGGAAACATTTTAGGGTGAAATCATTTCACTTCATCGGTTAGTTCACATCTTTTTTCTAACTGGTTTAAATAAATTAGTGCAAAAAAATGGTTAGGCAACTGACTCAAGCGTGTcatattttctgctttaatgtgATGTCGTAATATCGGACAATCTCTTCTCATCACGTGACAAGTTTTCATGTCGCGCTCATTTATAACGGCATTAATTGTCACTGAGAGtataaaacatgtttgttttttcccccactgctcgcgtcattaaaatgtcagtattttttaaaaaaaatgatgtcatcaatcaatcaatatcaTCTTCGCCATAAAAACGAACCTGAGGGGAACGTTTGCCGAAGTGCATCTAAACTTAATGTAATTCTCTGTGAAGAGGTCAGTGAGCATGAGGTTATCCAACGCTGCCAGGGTTCGTTCAGAGATGGGCTAACAATAATcccttcttctgtgtgtgtgttggggggggggtgtcaacaGCTGCAACTGTGCTCCCCTCTCTTCTGGCTCTGTCCCCCCAGGATCCCAACAGTGGACGCTGAATGCCCAACCCCCCCTACCCTCCTGCCTCCCCTTCAGTCAGCTGTCGCTCTTCACAGCCTCACGAGACGGCTCCCACCCAAAATCTGGGGCGAGCGAGCACACCGGGCTCAGAGTCTCAAAGGTGGAtgatgcacagcagcagcagggagctgACGGCCTGGACAGAAGAACCGGCTCTGTGGAGTGAATGTTTAATAAAAGGTATCATCACCATCAGTGGATCAGTGCACGGGGCACGTCATAGACTGTAATCCTGCATGGCTGCGTGCATGCAAATGTGGTCCGTGGACCCTCTGCGTTTCCACTGCGGGCTAATTTTCTGCTAAGTCCTCATCTTTCAGTAAATCCTCAGCTGTGTAACTCCACAGCTCTACCTCGGACCTCAGGAATGTGCTCACATTTCACTTTTTATAATCATCGGCTACTAAACGTCCACATTCACTGCTCGGCGAAGCTTTCGTGAAGGAAGTTCCCACAAGAAACACGAGACGCAGTCACACATGCTACAGCAGGCACCAACCCCGGGTCATCGGCAGTAGCACGTATTCCCACTTTTGGGAATGAAAGGCTACAACTTAAATCCACGAAGCAGATCCAGATTTGGCAGAGAGATAAATGCTGTGGGAAATCTAGGGCGAATTATTTGGGATTTAACATCTGGAGGCTTTGCATCGCAACGCTCATTGTACAAGATCGTTCTCACACATGCTAACGCGTGCACAAGCCGAGCTTGACAGGCACGGCGGGTTGTGGAATAAAACAATAACACCCACTTGGGGACACGACTCGGCCCAAAATGTGCGTTAACATTAAGGTACGATTGTGGCTTTGACATAACATCCACAGTCTTTACAGTAGAGCCGTTTATATTAAATGTCCTCATTACGGCGTATTAACCAGATAAAGATTTAATGGTGGTGGAAGTAGGTCAACCTAAGCATGAAACAAGGAGAACAGTGTCAGCAGAGCAAAGCCAGCCACAAATGCACGATGTAAAGTAATGGTATAGAGGGATTTAAGTGGTCTAACGATCCGTTATCAACCCCCCAGGGTCCCTCTCTCAGGGTAAACTGGACATACATGAAGGGTGACACAAAGGTCCAGAAACCTAAACAAATGAGGGGAAACCGTGTCCTCGAGCTCAGGAATGAAACAGAGCTCAATATAAGAGTGACAATAGACTCCAATCATccactggttctgctgcaggtgttgATCAGCAACATGatgccccccctccaccccccgtGGACCACCTTCCTCTGCAGCCATGATTAATGTCTTTAGGAGCTCTGACAGGTGAATCCGACACACGGGAATGCTTCCATACTTTGAAGTCATGGCTGCCTGTGTTGGGGAATCTAAGGAATTCCCAGTGTGTTTGCGGAAGTGCGCTCCGCCGCAGACGAACGCCAGCGATGCCGTGGGTCTCTGCACCTCCTGCTGGGTCCTGGCCCCGAAGCCTTTGTGGGAGGTGGATTCAGCACGTTCAGCTTGTTTGCTTCTCTACGTTTAGGATTCTTCCTGCCGTGCATATGATGCAACTCACCTGTGTGAAGCTGGTTCCTCCTCGTTCACCTGTATATTCACACCCACCCTCCTGGGACCGCTCGCCTTCTTACGCAGCATCTGGCTTCGGAAGCTCATCGTGTCTGGTCCCGCTCGGCCATGATTTGGATTTGCTTGCCTGATTTGGACTTTAAGTACATCCAAAATTGAATAAATCGCTGAATAAACCCTCCAGACTCGCTTCTGGGTCTGAAAGAGAATCTgatttcctgctctgttctttttTCCCGATGCATTATCTATGATTCTTGGTGGCTACTCTTAGCTTTCCTGGTAGTACCAGTATTTAGGTGCACTTGTACTTGAAGTAAATAACAGCTTAATTATTTTTTATCCAAACGCACCCCTAAGAACTGTATGTatgatttaaaatataaacCCCACATCAAATTTAAGCTGAATGTACTATATATGGACATGTATGGCCTTAGCTCGCTAATTTCTGTGCTAACTAATACTGACATAGGTCTATTGGAGATGTGGTGAACTTTAGCTTTTGATAATATTACTtagttgtttttgctgtttgctgTAAGCCAACTGtccatttttctattttcttttttaaatgcagtcttggaaaatgtgttttgttcccCAACATCTCGTGTTGGTTCTCCAAGGCTGGGCATGAAGACAACACCGGGGCTGAATTATGGACAGCTGATACGAACAAACTGCTGTGCATCATGGGAACGCATGGGATGGAACTGGATACTACTGCTGTGACTGGGGGGGGAATTCTGTCAGTTGTGCTGGCACGGATGAAGAAAGACGAGAAcagatttaacattttaaacatcGTCTTAACTTCGCCGCTGGCGTGCTTTGTCGTTTGGTTTCTAGACAAACGTGTCCCGTCTGATATCGCGGCAGGAACAAAATGTTCATTTCATTTTAGCCCCACGTGATTAAAGGAAGGAACGCGTCGCATCAGCAGGCGGTGCACTTCTGACTGTCACAGGGGTGACCCCCGTTAATGGCTCTGCAGTCCTCTAAACTTCTCCTCCCCTTCGACAAAGAAGGAGTCCATTTTCATGAGgccctccaaccccccctcaAAGAGTAAATAATTGAGGCTCGTCCTCCGCTGGTCTTATCTCTGCAGGGTGTTTCTCTCATGAATTGGCTGCCTGAACAGTCTTCTAAACTCAAAGgataggcacacacacacacacacacacactcacacacagatacatcTCCTCCCCCTTTGCTCTATTAATTTCTCCCTCTATTTCTGTCATTCCTGCACTGACAAATGCCTGcccacacatgtgtgtgtgcccacacacacacacacacacacacacttccacgcTTTCATTAAATCATAAAGTGTGGGCCAATGGGGGCTCTTCGTCATTATTAATCCAGATTAAACAAATCTCCGGTTCTGACTCTCACCCACTGACAGTTATTTAACGCTGTGTTCTGTTACTCAACATAAAGCAGCCCTGAAGCACGCACATCGGTTATTCTGGCATCTTCTTTAGCTTTTTAACAGCACTCGAGTCCGTTTTTTCAGTCCATCTCTGCTACTTTAGAAACCCCGAACCAACCAAGCAGACAGCTGTCTCCCTGTGTTTCGCCGTGCATCCGTCCCACAGCCAGAAGAACATTTTCGGGACAGGAGAGCGTGGCGGGGAACAGTGATGCTAATGCATCTGCAGGCAGCAACGTCCTTTAA is drawn from Takifugu rubripes chromosome 19, fTakRub1.2, whole genome shotgun sequence and contains these coding sequences:
- the inka2 gene encoding PAK4-inhibitor INKA2 — protein: MEGRVSRPECRNMDACLRRLKQELVSMKEAGDGLHAQMNSMMAALQELKLLQVQTALENLDITGRPINRGIPRPPRAAPLEATATAGMSASTDPSSCFHPGAFEEPRLSATPSPRRSLRSRGASSRDDGSLSQNRSSVSMSSSSTSSLDSGSERSGGSTQSDCDLQSVPKRWSGYDAPQVDFYGPVVGNPPPEPPSHPQAPHRARVVDLPGILYSLSREGPSLDNEYSQESTDDSCDWTSSLMSSSRNRQPLVLGDNVFADLVGNWLDLPEVEREEIEEEERGVDRADTPAHPLRLSRSQEICRKFSLTTNIFKKFLRSVRPDRDKLLKERPGWAAPELPEGDLFKRPKKAAPKCSKGSFYLPFWANGHQGKGKLCPQLSGAERNQQQHFPQVHQQAFTGIYLDRRQADTVAEKIPPLFDYNTAVWV